One window of Cucurbita pepo subsp. pepo cultivar mu-cu-16 chromosome LG19, ASM280686v2, whole genome shotgun sequence genomic DNA carries:
- the LOC111781118 gene encoding protein SCO1 homolog 1, mitochondrial isoform X1: protein MASIISRSAKHFHFANRCLSLHRLRLQSPSSSCSVLAGANLHDPAFPYLHSGLGINYLASYMRRLYGTTSTTPDSQTTASEKSAESNSSEGDESGKSNQSQDTGKPVRGGPVSWLSFLLLVATGAGLVFYYDWEKKRHIEEINKASIEVKQGPSVGKAAIGGPFKLVDHDGKPVSEKDFFGKWTLIYFGFTHCPDICPDELQKLAAAVDKITEKAGIKIVPIFISVDPERDTVEQVREYVKEFHPDLIGLTGTSDEIRKVARAYRVYYMKTEEEDSDYLVDHSIVMYLMGPEKMEFVKFFGKNNDVDSLADGVIKEIKHYKKK, encoded by the exons ATGGCGTCCATTATTTCTAGGAGTGCCAAGCATTTTCACTTCGCCAATCGCTGTCTCTCTCTACACCGGCTGAGGTTACAGTCGCCTTCATCTTCGTGTTCCGTTCTAGCGGGCGCGAATCTTCATGATCCTGCTTTTCCTTATCTTCACTCG GGGCTTGGAATCAACTATTTAGCTTCTTATATGAGGCGGCTTTATGGTACAACTTCTACTACTCCGGATTCTCAAACCACAGCCTCCGAGAAATCGGCAGAGTCGAATTCTAGTGAAGGGGATGAGTCAGGAAAATCAAATCAGAGCCAAGATACTGGCAAACCTGTTCGTGGTGGG CCTGTATCATGGTTGAGTTTTCTTTTGCTGGTTGCCACTGGAGCCGGACTGGTTTTCTATTATGACTGGGAAAAGAAACGTCATATCGAAG AAATAAACAAGGCTTCCATAGAAGTCAAACAAGGACCGTCTGTAGGAAAAGCTGCTATTGGGGGGCCGTTTAAACTTGTCGATCATGACGGGAAGCCGGTCTCGGAAAAAGACTTTTTTGGGAAATGGACATTGATATATTTTGGCTTCACACACTGTCCCGATATCTGCCCAGATGAACTACAAAAGCTAGCTGCTGCAGTTGATAAAATCA CAGAAAAGGCGGGAATTAAAATTGTGCCCATCTTCATATCCGTTGATCCTGAGAGAGATACGGTAGAACAAGTACGGGAATATGTCAAAG AATTCCATCCGGACTTGATTGGACTAACTGGAACTTCAGATGAGATACGGAAGGTAGCTCGAGCATATCGAGTTTATTATATGAAGACTGAAGAGGAAGACTCggattatcttgttgatcACTCCATAGTAAT GTACTTAATGGGTCCGGAGAAGATggaatttgtaaaattttttgGGAAAAACAACGACGTTGATTCACTTGCAGATGGagtaatcaaagaaattaagcaTTACAAGAAGAAATAG
- the LOC111782137 gene encoding ERBB-3 BINDING PROTEIN 1-like: MSSDDEREEVELDLSSPDVVTKYKNAAEIINKALQLVLSECKPKAKIVDVCEIGDSFIREQTGSMYKNVKKKIERGVAFPTCISVNNIVGHFSPLASDQTVMEEGDILKIDMGCHIDGFIAVAAHTHVLQEGPVTGRAADVIAAANTAAEVALRLVRPGKKNKDVTEALQKVAAAYDCKIVEGVLSHQLKQFVIDGNKVVLSVSNPDTRVDDAEFEENEVYAIDIVTSTGEGKPKLVDEKQTTIYKRAVDKNYHLKMKASRFIFSEISQKFPILPFTARALEEKRGRLGLVECVNHDLLQPYPVLHEKPGDYVAHIKFTVLLMPNGSDRITSHALQELQTTKTIDDPEIKAWLALGTKTKKKGGGKKKKGKKGDNKPDDSTVAEPMDSTTNVGASQE, from the exons ATGTCGTCGGACGATGAAAGGGAGGAGGTAGAGTTGGATCTCTCCTCTCCGGATGTTGTTACGAAGTACAAAAATGCTGCCGAGATCATAAACA AGGCATTGCAGCTGGTGTTATCCGAATGTAAACCTAAAGCAAAAATCGTTGACGTTTGCGAAATAGGAGATTCGTTTATCAGAGA GCAAACTGGCAGCATGTACAAGAATGTTAAGAAGAAGATAGAACGGGGCGTTGCCTTTCCAACTTGCATCTCTGTAAACAACATAGTCGGCCACTTTTCACCTCTGGCTAGCGATCAAACAGTGATGGAAGAAGGAGATATACTCAAAAT TGATATGGGCTGTCACATTGATGGGTTCATCGCTGTAGCTGCTCATACTCATGTTCTGCAAGAAGGTCCAGTCACTGGAAGGGCTGCCGATGTCATTGCAGCGGCTAACACTGCTGCCGAAGTTGCCTTGAGACTTGTTCGGCCTGGAAAAAAG AATAAAGATGTAACAGAAGCCCTTCAAAAGGTCGCTGCTGCTTATGATTGCAAAATTGTTGAAGGGGTGCTTAGCCACCAGTTGAAGCAATTTGTGATCGATGGAAACAAGGTTGTTCTCAGTGTCTCAAATCCAGATACAAGAGTTGATGATGCAGAGTTTGAAGAGAATGAAGTTTATGCCATAGATATCGTTACAAGCACAGGTGAAGGCAAG CCTAAGCTGGTCGATGAGAAGCAGACAACCATATATAAGAGAGCTGTGGACAAGAACTACCacttgaaaatgaaagcaTCTAGGTTTATTTTCAGTGAAATAAGTCAGAAATTCCCCATTCTACCTTTCACTGCTAG GGCTTTGGAAGAGAAAAGAGGTAGGCTGGGACTAGTTGAATGTGTTAATCATGATCTATTGCAACCATATCCCGTCCTCCATGAAAAGCCTG GCGATTACGTCGCCCACATTAAATTTACTGTCTTACTGATGCCTAATGGATCGGACCGAATTACGTCTCATGCACTGCAAGAACTTCAAACTACAAAAACTATTGATGATCCTGAAATAAAGGCCTGGTTAGCACTTGGAACAAAGACTAAGAAGAAGGGTGgcgggaagaagaagaaag GTAAGAAAGGCGACAACAAACCCGATGATTCAACCGTGGCTGAGCCAATGGATTCAACAACAAATGTGGGTGCATCACAGGAATGA
- the LOC111781628 gene encoding uncharacterized protein LOC111781628 produces MATKKRKSTIVEILSTQGISLVNKDEIVSEFVSFYTSLYTKDNALCEFPHDLDWSPIDQQQAASLEVAFTEEEVVKAIQNLGSDKTLGPDGFTSEFFQKCWNFMRVDIMRVFHDFFRNGVINGNLNETYIYLISKKLDARTVADFRPISLTTGLYKIIARVLSERLKKVLPFTITRQQIAFVEGRQILDATLMANELIDEWERKKQKGVVIKLDMEKAFDKVDWTQNGEGGLKDASHPQISPSSSMEDREGKFMPHGA; encoded by the coding sequence ATGGCTACAAAGAAACGAAAGAGTACCATCGTGGAAATTCTATCCACACAAGGCATAAGTTTAGTAAACAAAGACGAAATCGTATCAGAATTTGTGTCCTTTTACACGTCCTTATACACAAAGGACAATGCCCTCTGCGAATTTCCTCACGATCTTGACTGGAGTCCTATTGATCAACAGCAAGCTGCCTCCCTCGAGGTCGCTTTCACTGAAGAAGAGGTGGTGAAGGCGATTCAGAATCTGGGCTCTGACAAAACTCTAGGACCTGATGGTTTTACCTCAGAATTCTTTCAGAAATGTTGGAACTTTATGAGAGTTGATATCATGAGAGTATTCCATGATTTTTTCCGAAACGGAGTTATCAATGGTAACCTGAATGAAACATACATATATttgatctcaaagaaattgGATGCTCGCACTGTTGCAGACTTTCGTCCCATAAGCCTCACGACCGGTCTATATAAAATCATAGCAAGGGTATTATCAGAACGCCTTAAAAAGGTTCTCCCCTTCACAATAACTAGGCAACAAATAGCTTTTGTTGAGGGGCGACAAATTCTTGATGCAACCCTCATGGCCAACGAACTCATTGATgaatgggaaagaaagaaacaaaaaggtgTAGTCATTAAACTTGACATGGAAAAGGCCTTCGACAAGGTTGATTGGACCCAGAATGGCGAAGGTGGATTAAAGGATGCATCTCATCCACAAATTTCTCCATCATCATCAATGGAAGACCGAGAGGGAAAATTTATGCCACACGGGGCCTGA
- the LOC111781116 gene encoding AMP deaminase-like, whose protein sequence is MDTYPLHMAMAALIGASVVAVSAYYMHRKTLTQLLEFAKTVDREREREREREDSLEVESPRHSKKQRNHVRRKGSGYNRRASASLPDVTSISVGIDGEEKRNGLVLLDVIPAGLPRLHTLREGKSSTKKSIRPTSPKSPIASASTFESIEGSDDEDDTIADDTKLSSEYLHANGNVGPECKGIFEKLPDHINATGEQIALATSSMIRSHSISGDLHGVHDPIAADILRKEPEQETFVRLKITPSEVPLPDEVESYLVLQECLEMRKRYVFREDVAPWEKDIISDPSTPKPNPDPFQYTSEGKSDHHFEMQDGVVHVYANKESNEELFPVADSTTFFTDLHHILRVTAAGNIRSLCHHRLNLLEQKFNLHLMLNADKEFLAQKSAPHRDFYNVRKVDTHVHHSACMNQKHLLRFIKSKLRKEPDEVVIFRDGTYLTLKEVFESLDLSGYDLNVDLLDVHADKSTFHRFDKFNLKYNPCGQSRLREIFLKQDNLIQGRFLGELTKQVFSDLTASKYQMAEYRISIYGRKQSEWDQLASWIINNDLYSENVVWLIQLPRLYNVYKEMGIVTSFQNILDNIFIPLFEVTVDPDSHPQLHVFLKQVVGLDLVDDESKPERRPTKHMPTPAQWTNIFNPAFSYYVYYCYANLYTLNKLRESKGMTTINLRPHSGEAGDIDHLAATFLTAHSIAHGINLRKSPVLQYLYYLAQVGLAMSPLSNNSLFLDYHRNPFPTFFARGLNVSLSTDDPLQIHLTKEPLVEEYSIAASVWKLSSCDLCEIARNSVYQSGFSHALKAHWIGKEYYRRGSVGNDIHRTNVPHIRVEFRDTIWREEMQLVYLGKADIPEEIQK, encoded by the exons ATGGATACTTATCCGCTGCACATGGCCATGGCGGCTCTTATTGGGGCTTCCGTCGTCGCTGTTTCGGCGTACTATATGCACCGGAAAACCCTAACTCAACTGCTGGAGTTTGCCAAGACTGTGGatagggagagggagagggagcgGGAGCGGGAGGATAGCTTGGAGGTTGAGTCGCCTCGCCATTCGAAGAAACAACGAAACCATGTGCGGCGGAAGGGGAGCGGTTATAATCGGCGGGCCTCGGCTTCTTTGCCGGATGTCACTTCTATTTCCGTCGGGATTGATGGCGAGGAGAAGCGAAATGGTCTGGTGCTGCTCGACGTGATTCCGGCTGGGTTGCCGAGGTTACACACGCTCCGTGAAG GGAAAAGTTCTACCAAAAAATCAATTAGGCCTACTTCACCGAAGTCCCCCATTGCAAGTGCAAGTACCTTCGAAAGTATTGAAGGATCGGATGACGAAGACGATACTATAGCTGATGATACTAAATTAAGTTCAGAATATCTCCATGCTAATGGAAATGTG GGTCCAGAGTGTAAGGgcatatttgaaaaattgccTGATCACATTAATGCCACTGGAGAACAGATTGCCTTGGCTACTTCAAGTATGATTCGATCTCATAGTATATCTGGTGACCTGCATGGTGTTCATGATCCAATCGCAGCTGATATTCTGAGGAAAGAGCCCGAGCAAGAAACTTTTGTACGGCTCAAAATTACCCCATCTG AGGTACCACTACCTGATGAAGTAGAATCATATCTGGTTCTTCAAGAATGCCTTGAGATGAGGAAAAGATATGTCTTTAGGGAAGATGTTGCTCCCTGGGAGAAAGACATCATATCTGACCCCAGTACACCGAAACCTAATCCAGATCCGTTTCAATACACTTCTGAGGGCAAGTCTGAT CATCATTTTGAGATGCAAGATGGGGTTGTTCACGTCTATGCAAACAAAGAGT CAAATGAAGAACTTTTCCCTGTTGCGGATTCAACCACCTTTTTTACCGATCTTCATCACATACTTAGAGTCACTGCAGCTGGAAATATCAGAAGTCTATGCCACCATCGACTGAATCTTCTCGAACAG AAATTCAATCTTCATCTGATGCTTAATGCGGACAAGGAATTTCTGGCTCAGAAAAGTGCTCCACACCGTGACTTTTATAATGTCAGGAAAGTCGATACTCATGTTCATCACTCTGCGTGCATGAACCAAAAACATCTCTTAAGATTCATAAAGTCCAAGTTGAGAAAAGAGCCTGATGAG GTTGTAATATTTCGGGATGGTACATATTTGACCTTGAAAGAAGTTTTTGAGAGCTTGGACTTGTCGGG GTATGACTTGAATGTTGACCTCTTGGATGTTCATGCTGACAAGAGCACATTTCACCGCTTTGATAAGTTTAACCTTAAATACAACCCCTGTGGTCAAAGTCGACTCAGGGAGATCTTCCTAAAGCAGGATAATCTAATTCAAG GCCGTTTCCTTGGTGAGCTGACCAAACAAGTATTTTCTGATCTTACTGCAAGTAAATATCAG ATGGCTGAATATCGGATATCTATATACGGAAGGAAGCAAAGTGAATGGGATCAACTTGCCAGTTGGATAATTAACAATGATCTGTACAGTGAGAATGTCGTATGGTTGATCCAG CTGCCACGACTTTACAATGTGTATAAGGAAATGGGGATTGTGACTTCGTTTCAAAACATTCTTGATaacatcttcattcctttattTGAGGTTACGGTGGATCCAGATTCACATCCGCAGTTGCATGTTTTCTTGAAACAG GTTGTTGGTTTGGATTTGGTTGATGATGAAAGCAAGCCTGAAAGACGCCCAACCAAGCACATGCCAACTCCTGCTCAGTGGACAAACATTTTTAACCCTGCATTCTCATACTATGTCTATTACTGCTACGCCAATCTCTACACATTAAACAAG CTTCGTGAATCAAAGGGCATGACCACTATAAATCTTCGTCCGCATTCTGGGGAG GCTGGTGATATTGACCACCTTGCTGCAACTTTCCTAACTGCTCATAGTATTGCCCATGGAATCAATTTGAGAAAGTCTCCAGTGCTTCAGTATTTATATTATCTAGCCCAG GTTGGTCTGGCTATGTCACCTCTGAGCAATAACTCTCTGTTCTTGGACTATCACCGGAATCCCTTCCCTACGTTCTTCGCTCGTGGTCTAAATGTCTCTCTTTCTACTGATGATCCTCTTCAAATCCACTTAACAAAAGAACCTCTGGTGGAAGAATATAGCATAGCTGCTTCG GTGTGGAAGCTAAGTTCTTGTGACCTATGTGAAATAGCTCGCAATTCTGTCTACCAATCAGGTTTCTCTCATGCTCTAAAG GCTCATTGGATTGGAAAAGAATATTACAGGAGAGGGTCGGTAGGAAATGATATTCACAGAACGAATGTGCCACACATTAGGGTGGAATTCCGTGATAcg atcTGGAGAGAGGAAATGCAGCTGGTTTATTTGGGAAAGGCCGACATTCCGGAAGAGATTCAGAAGTGA
- the LOC111781118 gene encoding protein SCO1 homolog 1, mitochondrial isoform X2 gives MASIISRSAKHFHFANRCLSLHRLRLQSPSSSCSVLAGANLHDPAFPYLHSGLGINYLASYMRRLYGTTSTTPDSQTTASEKSAESNSSEGDESGKSNQSQDTGKPVRGGPVSWLSFLLLVATGAGLVFYYDWEKKRHIEEINKASIEVKQGPSVGKAAIGGPFKLVDHDGKPVSEKDFFGKWTLIYFGFTHCPDICPDELQKLAAAVDKIKKAGIKIVPIFISVDPERDTVEQVREYVKEFHPDLIGLTGTSDEIRKVARAYRVYYMKTEEEDSDYLVDHSIVMYLMGPEKMEFVKFFGKNNDVDSLADGVIKEIKHYKKK, from the exons ATGGCGTCCATTATTTCTAGGAGTGCCAAGCATTTTCACTTCGCCAATCGCTGTCTCTCTCTACACCGGCTGAGGTTACAGTCGCCTTCATCTTCGTGTTCCGTTCTAGCGGGCGCGAATCTTCATGATCCTGCTTTTCCTTATCTTCACTCG GGGCTTGGAATCAACTATTTAGCTTCTTATATGAGGCGGCTTTATGGTACAACTTCTACTACTCCGGATTCTCAAACCACAGCCTCCGAGAAATCGGCAGAGTCGAATTCTAGTGAAGGGGATGAGTCAGGAAAATCAAATCAGAGCCAAGATACTGGCAAACCTGTTCGTGGTGGG CCTGTATCATGGTTGAGTTTTCTTTTGCTGGTTGCCACTGGAGCCGGACTGGTTTTCTATTATGACTGGGAAAAGAAACGTCATATCGAAG AAATAAACAAGGCTTCCATAGAAGTCAAACAAGGACCGTCTGTAGGAAAAGCTGCTATTGGGGGGCCGTTTAAACTTGTCGATCATGACGGGAAGCCGGTCTCGGAAAAAGACTTTTTTGGGAAATGGACATTGATATATTTTGGCTTCACACACTGTCCCGATATCTGCCCAGATGAACTACAAAAGCTAGCTGCTGCAGTTGATAAAATCA AAAAGGCGGGAATTAAAATTGTGCCCATCTTCATATCCGTTGATCCTGAGAGAGATACGGTAGAACAAGTACGGGAATATGTCAAAG AATTCCATCCGGACTTGATTGGACTAACTGGAACTTCAGATGAGATACGGAAGGTAGCTCGAGCATATCGAGTTTATTATATGAAGACTGAAGAGGAAGACTCggattatcttgttgatcACTCCATAGTAAT GTACTTAATGGGTCCGGAGAAGATggaatttgtaaaattttttgGGAAAAACAACGACGTTGATTCACTTGCAGATGGagtaatcaaagaaattaagcaTTACAAGAAGAAATAG
- the LOC111781117 gene encoding chlorophyll synthase, chloroplastic-like, whose amino-acid sequence MALTLNTAPSLRLSSIQANRVRFHSTLSPVSVSFSRRRLLVVAAETDANEVKSQAPDKAPASGGSSFNQLLGIKGAAQETNKWKIRLQLTKPVTWPPLVWGVVCGAAASGNFHWNFEDVAKSIACMLMSGPFLTGYTQTINDWYDREIDAINEPYRPIPSGAISENEVITQIWVLLLGGLGLAGLLDVWAGHDFPVVFYLALGGSLLSYIYSAPPLKLKQNGWIGNFALGASYISLPWWAGQALFGTLTPDIVVLTLLYSIAGLGIAIVNDFKSIEGDRAMGLQSLPVAFGAETAKWICVGAIDITQLSVAGYLLGAGKPYYALALLALIAPQIFFQFKYFLKDPVKYDVKYQASAQPFLVLGLLVTALATSH is encoded by the exons ATGGCGTTAACATTGAATACAGCTCCATCTCTGAGATTATCGAGCATCCAAGCCAATCGAGTTCGATTTCACTCTACTCTATCACCGGTTTCTGTTTCGTTTTCTA GGAGGAGGCTTTTGGTTGTTGCCGCTGAAACTGACGCCAATGAAG TTAAATCTCAGGCTCCAGATAAGGCGCCggctagtggtggttcgagcTTCAACCAGCTTCTTGGAATTAAAGGTGCTGCGCAAGAAACT AATAAATGGAAGATTCGTCTTCAATTGACAAAGCCTGTTACATGGCCCCCATTGGTCTGGGGAGTAGTATGCGGCGCTGCTGCTTCTG GTAATTTCCATTGGAATTTCGAGGATGTGGCAAAATCAATTGCTTGCATGCTTATGTCTGGTCCATTTCTCACTGGCTACACACAG ACAATCAATGATTGGTATGACCGAGAAATCGATGCAATTAATGAACCTTATCGTCCAATCCCATCTGGGGCAATATCTGAGAATGAG GTTATAACTCAAATTTGGGTGTTGCTTCTGGGAGGACTTGGCTTGGCTGGTTTGTTGGATGTGTGG GCAGGGCATGACTTCCCTGTAGTCTTTTACCTTGCTCTGGGTGGTTCGCTgttatcatatatatactcCGCTCCACCTCTAAAG CTGAAACAAAATGGTTGGATTGGAAATTTTGCTCTCGGGGCAAGTTATATCAGTTTACCATG GTGGGCAGGTCAAGCTTTATTTGGAACTCTCACTCCTGATATTGTCGTTCTCACACTCTTGTACAGCATAGCTGGA TTGGGAATAGCCATTGTAAACGATTTCAAAAGTATTGAGGGGGATAGAGCTATGGGACTTCAG TCACTTCCAGTAGCTTTTGGTGCTGAAACTGCTAAATGGATTTGCGTTGGTGCTATTGACATAACTCAACTATCTGTTGCTG GTTATCTGTTGGGAGCTGGTAAGCCGTATTATGCACTGGCCCTCCTTGCTCTAATCGCTCCCCAAATTTTCTTCCAG TTTAAATACTTCCTCAAGGACCCCGTCAAGTACGATGTCAAATATCAG GCGAGTGCCCAACCATTTCTTGTGCTGGGTCTGTTGGTTACTGCTCTAGCAACCAGCCATTGA